ACGATCAGCTCGAGCTTGCGCCCGCCGACGCCGCCCATCACCTCGTTGACGTAGTCGGTGGCGTCGCGGAAGGCGTCGAGCGCGGCGTTGCCCGCGAAGGCGAAGGGGCCCGTGAGCGGCAGCAGCGCCGCCAGCTTGACCGGGCGCGCCTGCGCCCGGGCGAACCAAGGCACGCCAAAAGCGGCCGCGGTTCCGATACCGGTTTGGAGCAGTTGCCTACGTGTGATCTTCATACGTCCCTCCCGTCCCTGCTTGTGGTTTGGGTCCCAGTTTATACCAAACCTCCACCTGCTCCACAAGACCCGCCCCTGGAGCCGGTTTCTGCCCAAACTAGGGAAAAGCGTAGCCCCGGCGTATGCAACCGCCGGGAAGCGGGTCCGCCGCCTGGGGATCGCGGCCCGCGCCACGGGCCTCTCAGCTGCGATTCATTTGCAACTAGGGCCGCGGCGCGGCCAAAGCCGATGCGCTTCGGCCGTTTCGACTTCGTAAAGCTATACGTTTATCCACACGCTGCATATTCGGGGTTTTTGCGATGGGCATCGCGGTTTTTCGGATCTCCACATTTATATTCACAGGTTATCCACAGCCCCGGCGCACCCGCTGTAGAAAAGCCCGCATCCGCGCCTCGTCTTTCACCCCCGGCGCCGACTCCACGCCGCTCGAGACGTCCACGGCGTAGGGGCAGACCCGCGTGAAGAGCTCGGGCAGGCGCTCCGGCGTAAGCCCGCCGGCCACGATCAGGCGGGGATGGTCCGCCAGCGGCTCGAGCCAGCCCCAGTCGTAGGCCTCGCCGCTTCCGGGCCGCGGCCCGTCCACCAGCAGCGCGTCGGCGGGGTACGCCACGAGCGCCGGGTCGGGCGGCCCCGCAAGCCGCACCGCCTTGATCACCGGCAGGTGGCGCCGCAGGGCCTCGGCCCACTCGGGCGGCTCCTCGCCGTGGAGCTGCACCGCCGAGAGGCGCGCGCGCCGCGCCACCTCCAGCACCTCGGCCGGCGGCGCGTCCACGAAGACGCCCACCCGCGCCACGAAAGGGCCCAGCCGCGCCCCGATGGCCGCCGCCTGCTCGGGGGTGACGCGCCGCTTGGAAGGGGCGAAGACGAACCCCACCGCCCAGGCCCCCAGCCGCTCGGCGGCGAGGGCGTCTTCCGCGCGGGTGAGGCCGCACACCTTGGCGCGCACCGGCTCCATAGGCCCAGCCTAATGCATTAAACCGGGCTTAACCCGTCCCACATCGCCCCCGCGCGCGGCAAGCGCTATCCTAAGGACATGGTCGGCCTCCTGCTCACCGCCGTGCTCGCCCTGGCCCCGCTGCCGGGCCTGCCGGCGCTGCCCGACGGCACCGAGGTGCGCATCGTCTCGCCGAACCTGCGCACCGTCTACCTGTTCTGGCGCATCGAGCAGGGGGCGCTGCGGCTGAAGGCGCGCCCGATCCGCCCCCCGGAGAACGCGAGCATCCGGCTGATCGTCAAGACCGGCCGCAGCCTGCACATCTACGAAGGGCGCGTGCGCGGCGACGACATCTACCTGCTGCTCGACACCGGCATCGTCAGCCTGCGCGAGACCTTCATACGGGTCTACCACCTGCGCACCTCCAAGGCGCTGGACTTCTGGAGGGAAAGGAGGGAGGGTGAACCCCGCACACCCCGAACCTACCCCCGAAGACCCTAAACGCATCCTGATCATCGAGGACGACCCCGAGATCGCCAGCCTGCTCCAGGCCGAGCTGGGCGAGGCCGGCTACCGGGTGGACTGGGCGCCCGGGGGGATGCAGGGCCTCGTCAAGCTGCGCGAAGATCCGCCCCACCTGATCGTCCTCGACCTGGGGCTGCCCGACCTCGACGGCTCCGAGATCGCACGGCGCGCCAAGCAGCACGGCGACGTGCCCATCATCGTGCTCACGGCCACCGACGCGGTGGAGCGCAAGGTGCAGCTGCTGCTCGGCGGCGCCGACGACTACCTGACCAAGCCCTTCCACCCCGCCGAGCTGCTGGCGCGCATCCAGGTGCAGCTGCGCCGCGGCGAGGGCGGCGAGGTGCGGCGCGTCGGCGACCTGGAGATCGAGGTCGAGACGCGCCGGGTGCGCGCCGGCGGCCGCGAGGTGGCCCTCTCGCCCAAGGAGTTCGCGCTGCTCGAGCTGCTCTCCAGCCGACCCGGCCGCGTCTTCAGCCGCGACGAGATCGCCCGCCACATCTGGGGCAAGCCGCTGGAGACCGAGTCGAACGTCGTGGACGTGCACGTCGCCAACCTGCGCGCCAAGCTGCGCGAGGCGGGGGCCTACGGCTACCTGCGCACGGTCCGCGGCGTCGGCTACGCGCTGCGCAAGCCGGCGTCGTAGCAGAATACGGTTGTGCGTTACACCACCCGGCTCACCCTGGTCTTCGGGCTGATCTGGGCGCTGATGCTGGCGCTCAGCCTGCTCGGCATCTACGGCGCCCTGCGCGCGGGGCTGGAGGGCCGAATCGTGCACCAGCTGCTCGACGACGCCGGCGCCCTGGCCGAGCTGTACAACTCGGGCACCACCGGCCAGGTGCGGCCCACCGGGGGGACCGCGGTCGCCCTCTACGACGCTTCGGGGCTGCCGTTCCTGCTCGACGAGCCCCAGCACCGCATCCCCGCGGAGGTGCTCACCCAGGCCGACGAAGGGCCGCAGCTCTACCGCGGGCCGGGCTTCGTGGCCGCCTACGTGGCCACCAGCATCGGGGTGCTCGCGGTCTCGCAGGACCTGGGGTTCATCGACCGGCTGCTCGAACAGGTGGCGCGGGTCGCGGTGCTCATCTTCCTGCTCACCCTGCCTTTGGGCTGGCTGCTCGTGCGCGTGGGGGTGGGCTGGGCCAACCGCCCGCTGGTGCGAGCGGCCGAGGAGGTGGCCCGGCGCAAGGGGGCGGACCTCTCGCCCATCCCCTACGACGGCCCCACCGACGAGCTGGGGCGGATCGTCGCCCGCTTCAACGACCTGCTCGCCGAGCTGCGTGAGGCGCGCGAGCGGGAGCGCGTCTTCCTGGCCGAGGTGAGCCACGAGCTGCGCACGCCGCTCACGGTGCTCGCCGGCTACCTCGAGCGCCTGCGCAAACGCCCCGGCGACACCGAGGCGCTGGCCGGGGCCGAGCGCACCGCCCGCCACCTCACCCGGCTGGTGGGCGACCTGCTGGCGCTCGCCCGCGGCGAGGCCGAGCGCACGGTCAACCCCCACATCGTCGACCTGGCCGAGCTGGCCAGCGGCGTGACGGCCGGATTCCCCGGGGTGGGGCTCGAACTGCGGGCGGCCCCCGAGGTGCTGGGCGACCCCGACCGCCTGATCCA
This genomic stretch from Oceanithermus profundus DSM 14977 harbors:
- a CDS encoding phosphoribosylanthranilate isomerase, whose amino-acid sequence is MEPVRAKVCGLTRAEDALAAERLGAWAVGFVFAPSKRRVTPEQAAAIGARLGPFVARVGVFVDAPPAEVLEVARRARLSAVQLHGEEPPEWAEALRRHLPVIKAVRLAGPPDPALVAYPADALLVDGPRPGSGEAYDWGWLEPLADHPRLIVAGGLTPERLPELFTRVCPYAVDVSSGVESAPGVKDEARMRAFLQRVRRGCG
- a CDS encoding response regulator transcription factor, coding for MNPAHPEPTPEDPKRILIIEDDPEIASLLQAELGEAGYRVDWAPGGMQGLVKLREDPPHLIVLDLGLPDLDGSEIARRAKQHGDVPIIVLTATDAVERKVQLLLGGADDYLTKPFHPAELLARIQVQLRRGEGGEVRRVGDLEIEVETRRVRAGGREVALSPKEFALLELLSSRPGRVFSRDEIARHIWGKPLETESNVVDVHVANLRAKLREAGAYGYLRTVRGVGYALRKPAS
- a CDS encoding sensor histidine kinase, whose amino-acid sequence is MRYTTRLTLVFGLIWALMLALSLLGIYGALRAGLEGRIVHQLLDDAGALAELYNSGTTGQVRPTGGTAVALYDASGLPFLLDEPQHRIPAEVLTQADEGPQLYRGPGFVAAYVATSIGVLAVSQDLGFIDRLLEQVARVAVLIFLLTLPLGWLLVRVGVGWANRPLVRAAEEVARRKGADLSPIPYDGPTDELGRIVARFNDLLAELREARERERVFLAEVSHELRTPLTVLAGYLERLRKRPGDTEALAGAERTARHLTRLVGDLLALARGEAERTVNPHIVDLAELASGVTAGFPGVGLELRAAPEVLGDPDRLIQLLRNLVANAVRAAGRPEGVRVTVGEDDGRAWVEVADDGPGIDPEVLPHLFERFARGPEGGTGLGLAIAKQIAEAHEGTITVRSRPGHTVFRVELPGLEGEG